The following are from one region of the Mycolicibacterium diernhoferi genome:
- a CDS encoding glycerate kinase type-2 family protein translates to MNKIKNYDDLIRLGDSESRSVVLTIADRVLTRLDAYHRIKAITRLDGDILTIGTRKWDLSSKRNVYLVGAGKACNHMAMAIDEILGDRLTRGIAIVKIAEDSDRFHRTEVHVGGHPIPDETGHRAALEILSLADQAGPEDLFIAVISGGSSALMSCPIDGITLQDEMDATDVLLKSGAGIYEINAIRRHISQTNGGRLAQRIARSGAELIGFGISDAVGNPPSGDITRPYADYASTPIGPDKTTLADARAVIANYDLADRLPRSIVDYLESAGEEDETPKAFPDNTYFLLNTLPDSCLYAKEVAEQMGLPAMIVSSFLEGESSDAGTFFASIAREAQASGNPVAPPCVLIAAGETTTHIPDNSIIGGHGGPGHELVTGFALTAAKTHGAAMISLDSEGTDGTTTAAGGLCDSTSLARADQCGVNLHEALRTHATHEALSAIGDAVFTGNTGTNLCDLNILYIPARPA, encoded by the coding sequence CTGACCCGGCTGGACGCGTACCACCGGATCAAGGCGATCACCCGCCTCGACGGTGACATTCTGACCATCGGTACCCGCAAATGGGACCTGTCGAGCAAACGCAACGTCTACCTGGTCGGTGCCGGCAAGGCCTGCAACCACATGGCAATGGCCATTGACGAGATCCTCGGTGACCGCCTCACTCGCGGGATCGCGATCGTCAAGATCGCGGAAGACAGTGACCGGTTCCACCGCACAGAGGTCCACGTCGGCGGGCATCCGATTCCGGATGAGACCGGCCACCGGGCGGCCCTGGAGATCCTGTCCCTCGCCGATCAGGCTGGTCCCGAGGACCTGTTCATCGCCGTCATCTCCGGCGGCTCGTCAGCGCTGATGAGCTGTCCCATCGACGGAATCACCCTTCAGGATGAGATGGACGCCACCGACGTTCTGCTCAAGAGCGGCGCCGGCATCTACGAGATCAACGCCATCCGCCGACACATCTCCCAGACCAACGGCGGCCGCCTCGCCCAGCGCATCGCCCGATCGGGCGCTGAACTCATCGGCTTCGGCATCTCCGATGCAGTGGGCAATCCGCCTTCCGGGGACATCACCCGGCCCTACGCCGACTATGCATCCACACCGATCGGCCCGGACAAGACCACCCTCGCCGATGCGCGGGCCGTCATCGCAAACTACGACCTCGCCGACCGACTGCCCCGATCGATCGTCGACTACCTCGAGTCTGCGGGCGAGGAAGACGAGACACCGAAGGCCTTCCCGGACAACACATACTTCCTACTCAACACCCTTCCCGACTCCTGCCTCTATGCCAAGGAGGTCGCCGAACAGATGGGCCTGCCGGCGATGATCGTGAGCTCTTTTCTGGAAGGTGAGAGCAGCGACGCCGGAACGTTCTTCGCTTCGATTGCCCGCGAGGCTCAGGCAAGCGGAAACCCCGTCGCACCACCGTGCGTGCTGATCGCCGCCGGGGAGACCACCACCCACATCCCGGACAACAGCATCATCGGTGGTCATGGTGGACCTGGTCATGAACTGGTCACCGGCTTTGCCCTGACTGCAGCCAAAACCCACGGCGCAGCCATGATCTCTCTCGACTCAGAGGGCACCGACGGCACCACCACGGCGGCCGGCGGGCTGTGTGACTCGACCAGCCTGGCCCGAGCCGATCAATGCGGTGTGAACCTGCACGAGGCACTACGTACCCACGCCACCCACGAAGCACTGTCGGCAATCGGGGACGCCGTCTTCACCGGCAACACCGGGACGAACCTGTGTGACCTGAACATTCTCTACATCCCCGCGCGACCGGCCTGA